The DNA sequence gaataagTGATGAACCGTTTTCAACATAATTTTCACTAGAGAATAAACTAGCCCTCAACTTCAAATGAAAATTGTTCGTCTACACAGTACAATTGTTCAATTATTTATGTGGCAATAGGACAGTCGCCCAAGCTGTTGTGCAGAATTtgcaccctaaaaaaaaataagattttgaagGAGATATTCATACCATTTATTGGAAGAGGTGACGTCTATTCCCCGACTCCGCAGCAAATCAATGTAGTACGACGGACTCCGACTAAAAGCGACAAGCACGAGACCTCTGTTGTGAAAGTAAAGATAAACTAGTGAACAAGGGCGAATAAACAAAACGAAATTTCCGTTAGAATGAAGAAATGAACTGACCGAGCTTGTGATTTTCCAGCCAGGATTTTCGACGCAATACTAGAAAGAACAAAGTTGAAAATATCAATTCcgaaagaagagagtatagAATCCTTTATCGTCAGCGCGGGAGCATGCTCTCCCTCCAAAGCCCCATCTCGCAATGCTCTGCAAATGGATTCGGCCATGAGTTTAATAAGTGCCAGGGAGCTCGAATCTCCCAACTAAAACCCTAGATCGCACTCCTGAACGAAACGATTGAAGGAATCAGGaatgaaaaggaaaagcaaGAGAAGATCCGAGTACACAGAACGGAGAGATCGAGATGAGTAACGTGAAACCGGGCCAATgttaaggcccatttaaggtAGCGGAGACTGATCCACTCAATGTTCCCCTAATTAAAGCCcacttaaaagttaaaactaaGGACTTAAGGAGACTTGGGCCATTAGTTTTGCACTTTGACGTAAATGCCCTCGTGGTTACATTCTAATTTCTAACCGATTGTGATGATCCATTTTAGCATCTCTTGCTTCACTCGCTTAAAATAATAGGGAAGAATTAGGTGATTACCCACTCTTGtgttccttttacaaaattatccatttcATATTTTAGTTAACAGTaatacccaaaatcattttttacgAACCAacatcccatctctctctctctctctctctctctctctctctcaaagcaTGTCTCTACACCGACCTCTAGTGTGTGTTTCTTTCTCTTAAAGTCCTCTACACTCCTCTTCTAGCTATTAACCATGATAACACAGCCAAAACCTTTGCTtctaccaccacctccacccTTATCCAATTCTGCACCATCTACCACTTTgacagaagatgatgaatcgAACAATGAGGATGTCTTTGTTGTAGCGGATGAGTTTAAAGACCAACTAAACCACTCTAAAGCTTTATGGCTTGCTGGTCTTGTCTTAGCTGGAAAGCCGTATAGAAAACAAGCAGTTACAGAGGCTTTGATATCAGCTTGGAACACCAGCCATCCCGTCATTGTCTCTCCCATCAAGAACCATACATATCTCTTTCAATTTGAACATCCAATGGACGTCCTAATGCTCCTTGGTCAGTGGCAAGAAATTTGCTTATCCTGGAACGATGGAAGCCAACCCGAGACTGGTCTTTTGCATATACTGATATTTGGGTCCAAGTTCATGAAATACAGAGGCTTTGATATCAGCTTGGAACACTAGCCATCCCATCATTGTCTCTCCCATCAAGAATCATACATATCTCTTTCAATTTGAACATCCAATGGACATCCTAATGCTCCTTGGTCAGTGGCAGGAAATTTGCTTATCCTGGAACGATGGAAGCCAACCCGAGACTGGTCTTTTGCATACACTGATATTTGGGTCCAACTTCATGAAATCCCTGAAGAGTTGTAGGATTACAAATTGGTTTCTCGTTTGGTGATGAAAATTGGAGAGGTTTCCAGATTAATGCAATTTACTGGGGTCCGATCAGGTAAGCGTCTTCAATACTTCAGAGCTCATCTTAAACTTGATGTTCGTAAGCCATTGAAAGACACTATACAGATCCGTACACACAGTGGGGAGAAACACTCAGTTGATTTAAGTAAGAACGCCTACCATTGTTCTGTTAATATTGTGGTCTCATTGGCCACGATGAGCAGCGTTGCCAGACCTTATTCAAAGATGGGCAGAAGCATAAGCTTATATACCAATGTCCTTATGGCACTTGTCCATCCTTTACCTACCGCCACTTCCAACCTTATTTGAGATGCCCTACACCAGATGCAAGATTGTTGGAGTATGGTGTAGTTATTCTCCCTCAAAACCCTTCCACTACTTCTCTTGCCACCACCTTCTTCGGCCATCACCGATCATCGTCTTCAGCCATTCTTGGTAACAGGAATTCGGTTGCCTCCACAAACTCTAACTACCCATTACCCTTACCCAATTATCCACCCACGACCCTGCATCCTGTGGTATCCCCAGTTCAACTGCCTATACCTAAACACACCATATCTGATCATCGGCCACATCACCCCACTTACCCTACCTATTATCCACAATCTTTGGGACTCTCAACAACTGAAAATCTTGGGAGGAATTCTACTACTAACCACCTATTTTCACCTACTTCATATACCAACCTACTACCTCTCCCTTCCAACCCACCCAATCCGATATCAATACATCCTTCAACACAACCAATCATGGCCTCCTAAGTCGTCTCACCTAGTAACCACCTCCTCCATTACCTCCAACAACTACCTCAAACCCCTAAAATTTCTCACTCTTTAACGGCCTTACTCCCACACTTGTCAAATTGCAACTTATCCAATCCAATTCATCTAGATTCATACCCAAGTATCCTCACCACCCAACGGCCTTTAGCTTACTCACCAGCTCAAAATCACCAGGTTATCCCATATTCCATACTAGATTCCCATGACCCGACCCATCAGGCTTGCACCATGCAATCCCTAAACGACCTCGAGTGACAGTGGACGAGTCCCTCGGATCTTAAGATACTGATATGGAGAGTCCCGAAGTAACTGGATCTCAATCCCATTTTTTATGGAAAAACCCCGTGGAGGAGGGAGAGAATCAGCCCCACAAGAACCAATGAAACCTTTGGGATGGAACTGTCAAGGGCTGGGGAGTCCCTCGACGCTGCATTCCTTTCATCATCTCCTCAAATTGGACAGACCAGATATTGTTTATCTGATGGAGACCAAGGGCCGCAAATCACTAATTGATAGGGTCTCTCGACAAGGGAATTTCAATGATTATATCACGATAGATCCACAAGGTGCCTCGGGTGCTTTGGCTTTATTATGGACGGATAGTGTTACTCTAAACATTTTATCTACTGATTCTCGACTTTTGGATGTAGAAGTCCAGATACATGTTAAACCCCTATTCTATGTTTCATGTGTCTATGGAGATCcacaaagaagaaagaggagtcAAGTCTGGGAACGAATGTTGGTCATCACATTTGGGAAGCCTAGGGTGTTAGTCAGTTTTGACGGTTATTGGCTTTGCATTGAGTCGTATGCATACTATGATACTTAGTGTTTGGCATGCGCTACGTTATTGGCTATTTTGGATATACCTATCCTCGTGATGAAGGATATTGTATTTGCGTGGTGCTGTTTTTATAGCAAGTTTGTTaaggaatcttttgattttgactatTCCCTACTCCGGAAGACCGCTGTCTTTGGCATGTTAAGCAACTTGGTCACATTCCATTATTTGGTTTTCGGTATTTTGTACCTAAGCCTTGTGTTTTTCATGCCTCTATCTACGTTGTATTTTCTAGttttaattgaatgaaattcttgtttacaaaaaaagaaaaacccccaaaatcaggtttgactttacaaaactacccaaaacagtaacCTTCACCTaattaatgatatatttttcatttttacccCCAATAATTGTCCACCTCCCCCTGTCCTCCGATCACCCTTCCCTATAACCACCATGCCAAAACCCCCCTACATGTCTCCATGCTACCCGATTTCTTAGCTGCTACCCATTGTCTTGCGCATCATCACCAGTCGTCGCCAACACCAGCCAGCCCTACTCAGTGCCGCCTTTGCCCCTGCGCATCGAACATATCATGGGAATCTCTCAATCttcacttctttcttctttcttaaatATAAGGGTTCAGCATAATGCCCctcagaatttgaagatctttggAGAATGAAATCTCGGCAACAACATATGGAGCCGTTTCAAAAAGAATGTTCAAATTATAGACAATTGAGACGTCGATGGACTCCGAGCAAAATTCGACAAAGGACTTCTTTACATCATAATGCCCATCACTCCAGTACTCCAACCCCGAGTCCATACAATACCAACACCAGAATCGAGTAAGAAATCAGCAACTAAGCCAAAGCCCAAGTCCCACCTAAAACAACTGTTGAAGCACCACCGAGTCAAAAACTTGAGACCAAAATCCCACCTGAAATAGCTCTTCAAAAACCACCAAGTCATAAACCTTAGACGataactttttcttttgttttgttttgttttgttttgtttttttttgtttttNNNNNNNNNNNNNNNNNNNNNNNNNNCCCTTCATTTCTAATTTCATATTTCATTAAATCTTGCAGAACCCTCTCCCAAGAAGGTCGTCAGTGAAGCCAACGCTCAAAACCCCTTGAACAAACTCAGAAGCATCTCCACGGCTACACTCATAGTGTCAAAAATCGATGCAAAAATTACCAGAGTAATGGTGCGGCCGTGGATCCCTTCGATGATCTCTCTCACCTAGGTGATGGATGAGGGGCTGTCGGAGGGTTGGGCTGGGGATTTGCAGTGAAGGGTTATCAGAGAAAGGAGAAGTAGAGGGAAGTTGGGGGTAAAAATGGTAAAATGAATTATTAGTTGAGTGGAGTTACTGTTTTGGATAGTTTTATAAACTCAAACAGTAATTGGGTAGTTTGGTAATGAGAAACCCACATATGGGTAATCAAGTAGTTTTCCGAAATAGTAGTAAGGGGAAGGAAGGCTTCGTAGCTCGTGCCTTCATTCATCCAAAGAAGCATAGCGGACGGGGGAGTGTCGCTCTCGCAAGCGCCCAAGTGCGTAGTAggtaggagaagagaagggtccCGTAGACGTGGATGATGATGGCTCTCTTCCTTGTGAGTTCGTCGTCAATGGCAGCAATAGTGAGCTTCCctatattttcccttttctttcgaAGACGAAGAATTCCTTTTCTCATCCATCcttatttgttttcctttcGGCTTCCCCTTATTTCTGACATGAATCcgtttttttggttattttgtcGTGATTCTGCTGCTTATCCCCATTTCCGATTAATTTTCTTTATTAGAGGAAATCGAATCCCGCCAACGCCTCGCCTTCGCCGAAACGGGCGCGCTTCGGAGGTTTCCGGGTTAAAGCATTCTTCAATCCTATCGAAGAGCCCATTCTTGAGAAAGCTCTGAAGGTAAGTCGTTGTTCTTTATTATTCTCTGCTAatctccctctttttcttttcttttttctttttctttctttcttaattttcgtttttttttcttaacaataATGAAAAACTTCTAATAATTTCGATCGATTGGTACACTTGTGGAGTATTTTGTAATAAAGTTTGGTTTGTGGATTGATCAGGCTTAGTTTTGAACTCATTGCTTGTGTTCCAAATGTTTGACGAAGAGTAAATATGGCTGCTTTCCTTTTAAAATTTCATCTGAGTATGATATATAATCttaggatttttttcccctcagtttttgctttgttttagtTATTAATGCTAAATGTAAGTATCTGGGTTTCTTCTGTTTTTCATATTCATTACACTTTCACCTGCATATTCATTATACTCGGTCAAATGTTCCAGTTTCTATCCAAGAGTTAATAATttgatcatcgtcatcatcatgtTAATGATTATGCTATGAGATCTTATGTTTTGTTTTCCTAGTGTAACATTGTAGAAACCAACTCCTTTGTTATTAAATTACTTTAAAACCACTCAGATCAATCTGTTTAATCATCAGAGCCCTTGGTCTTTGTAAAGCATCTTTCAGAGCCCTTGGTCTACAGACATGATAAAGTGAATCAATCTATTATACAGATATGATAAAGTGAAAGCCAAAACTCATTGTTTTTATAGCAGTGGTTTCTAACTTTTTTGCTTAGTTTTTAGGAAATGGTTCTTTTGCACTGGCCTGCGTCATATGGAAGATTTGATGTGGCGTTATGGCAATTTGATAGATAGGGCATGGTCTGGATTAGCCTTGTGTCAAACTGCAAGTCAAATTCAGTCATGTTGCCCCTTGTGTACCGACAACTTCTTCTGTTTATTCGACTGTTCATTTGCTTTCAActtcttttcaaaaaatttcatcttcttggTGGATTTACAAAGCTTCGTTTTTCCATGTGACAATCTCtgttttggttgaaatttgTTTGTGCGAGGAGGAGACCTTGGGCCTACTTGCCCACAAAGTCAAAGCCTCATCAAACTTTCCTTGTGGAGGATATGAAGGCATCCATGAATGCCTTCTTTTTAACATGTCATTTGAAATTAACCAAGCCACCTTTTAATTGCTTTAGGAGCCTGCTGCCTTCATGGGTGGGATGCTTGCGGGTCTTCTAAGAATTGATTTGAATGAAGATCCACTTAAGGAATGGATTACAAGAACAGTTGAAGCCTCTGGGAttacagaagaagaaatttATGTGAAAGGATctaaactagaagaagaagaggaagaagaagcccCACAACAGATAGAGATCGAATGAAGGCCAGTTATCTCAGGGTTTACGCGAGTAGTTTATTTCTTCTCTGTATATCGAAGtcatgtacttgatatttggatAGTATGCAAGAATGGATGTTGGTGACATgtttctttttcatgaagaatcaACTTGAATCTCAGCCAAGTCCAATTTAAAAGgtagtttcagtttcagttaattcttcctttcttattcttttataatcattccatctttttttttttttcattgtaagAAAAGTGTGTACATATTGAAATGGTGAAGAGGCAAAGGTATGCAATTCTTAATCTTGGTTCTTTAGTTTCAGCTGGCAACTGTAAAAAtagattgaaattaaaatacaaTTTGAGTAATTTAGTCATTAGACATTTGGGTTTTGTCCATGGCTTGCTATGTTTTTCATTATACACATACTCATGGGGCATTAAATAGTGCACAATTGATAAATTAATAGACAAGAGGCTGATGAACAGTGGTACTAGGTTCTCCCTGCACTGAGTCTTGGGAGTGTGAAACTGGAAGGGGCTCGAGTGCTGGAAGAAGCATTGGAAGGTGACCAACAGCAAGATTGCAGGTAGGTTGAAGTTCAATATTCTTTTGCAGAATCCCTCATCTCTAGTGAAAGTGAAAGAATACTAAAGGAACTCTCGAATGGTGGAGCGACAAATGTGTTGAAGTACTTGAAAGCTCTAGTTGTTGACTATGTCTGGTGGTCGTAGAGTGAGGGGGACTCTCTAATGTTGATGGTTAAGTAGGAAAAGAATGAACATAGTGAAGCCCCTAATTTGTGATTAGAACACCTTATCTTTTACTGTTCATAAGTCACATCTGGTTGGTTTGATGCCTACTCGATGCCAATTCCATCAAGGCtcatcagcatctctcaatCAATTTGAAGAAATCTTTGGTGTCCGCCATCTATAAAAGGAAGTTCCCTCTCTTTGGAAGACGATTTGTGCTTCCATCAAAcctaatttaattaatttaaatgaTGTTTAATTTACAGTTTTCTAATCTAGCGACAAGCGTGAGTAcccatatttaaaaaaaaaaaaagtacacattcatagATATGAGACTGGATCACTTGAGAGTGTGTATGTATTACTATCGATTGTGTAAGAACAAGATTCTTGATATTTCTTGATTGATCTCAAACATTAGAGGTTTTTATCATTGCAAAAGAATATTATGGGTTTTTGATGAACTATTAACAGTTAATGAGGCATTAACTATATATTAATGCATTAGATTCATGATGTTTGTCTATAAGCAAAAGAGAAACTCAATATGTAATCCACTTTCTGTACAGCATGAATATGTGGAAAGAAAAATCTGATTGTGATTGGATAAAAATTCCACGCTCAATGACATGTTTTGTAATTAGTATCTAACAGAATTTAAAATATTGGttattaataattatattttagaAGGATTTCGAAAATGCTTTTATGTCCAATCAGTGATCAAGATTCTCTATATGCGGTGCTTCAAGGTCAACATGCTCCTTTGGATCCAATTCTTATTATTAATTCAATTATGAAGAATTGCGTTTGAATGCAATATTTGCttcttctgcttttttttttcttatcacaaaagccttcccccccccccccctactCTTCCTTTTGTTTCCTATGTTTTAACCACAAAATGACAGGATGCCCTTTTAGAACGAGTGCAACCAAGTCCACGAGGCTCCGGCTACTACACGGTccgggaggggcaaatgtataaGCAAAGCCTTGAGATCTAGCAGAACATAATTGAACTATTTTGTTGCATGCAAATGAGCAATAACAAATTCGGCACGTAAGTTCAGAAAGATATCAGAAAACCAACAGAACCGTTCTGAAAAAATTGTATCCACAAAGGCTGGATAGCCACCCAAATGAGACCAAACAGTAAATTGTGAGGCCCAAAACTCACATCAGAAACTTACCCCACGATGGTCGACTTCAAATCAGGTCCTGGAATAATTAAATGCTATGTAAGGATCTAACAATCTAGTTTAATGAAAATAGAATCTCAGATCAAATGAGGCAAGATCATATATAAAGAAAGCAGTAATAATTCTTTCAATGCTCCCTCATTTACTGGTCCGGCTAATCATGTTTTTCCTGGCTACGGTAACAAGTATAACATGTTTAGCTAGCCTGTAAAGGAAAAAACTAAAACAGTCAGCAGAACCCAAACCCCAATTAATAGATACAAAAAGCAATACCAACAGGTTGTCAAGCAGAAGACAAAATGTGATTGACCATGCACAGATGAATATTTGTCAGAGTCGAGAAGAACTGATcaattcctcttctttttgtCTTTAACCTTGACTATTAGGGCAGGAGCTGCTGGTATCCGAAGCCACCATTCTCTAGCCCGCCTTGACATCCGTTCACTGCTATCTTTTCTCATTGGCATCTCACTTGTATATGCCTCAAGGAAGATCAATATCATAAGGTACTGCAGAGGCACAAAAGCAAACACTGCTGCCATGATAATCAACAGAATGACAACCTTGTCTGTGGTCTGGAACAAAGATAAAACAAGACATTCATAAGCGCAAAACACAGAAGAAATCCTTGAATACTATACTATCAAACTTCAAatatacaaacaaaaaaatgaatacCCTTTTAGGAAAATTATCAGAACTCAAATACAAAATGGAACTATAACTATAATTACCAAACAGAGCAATAGACAAGTCTACTGGATCCCAGTCATGTAGTTTACAGAAAGGCCCCACCACTTTGTGAAGCTTATCCCTATGGTCAAGCTTTGGAATTAAAATACATGCGTAACTGAGAAAAATGCCAACTTTGTTAATATGTCACATTATGTGTACCGTGTGGGTACAATTTCATGTACCACGATAGGGGAGTTTTCCCTCTATCATGGATAGGTTCTGGTAAGTCAGGTTAGATGATTAGTTATAATTGGTTTAGTTTATTAGTTTCCTGGATTGTTTAGTTTGTTAGTCTTCAGTTGTAGTTTGTTTGTGATTAATTTGATAAGGAGGAAATCTGCTTTGTATTTGATTATTATAAACAGAACACGATGGGGGACTGCTGAGAACTATCGAGTATCGACTGTTGGTCTCTTGAcagccccctcttcttcctaaTCTCTTCAGAATAATGATACCTCTAAATTCCACGTCAAAATGGATGAGATAACTACTGCACAATGGAAGTCTTATCCAGCAGAAAAAGGAGGAAGCATGCTTCTATGCCTGAAATTATAGATGTTGggacattttttattttacttttactATTATCATTAAATGGGTGAATATTGTAAGGGTCTTTAATTACAAACCAATGGGTTAGTGTAAGATATTTAGTTAACTCTGGTCAACTATGATGTCAGCATTAGGATTTTAAGGGCCCAGTTCAAAGTACTAAGTCAAAACAAGGAAGTGTACCCAGAGTCTAGGATTTAGAGTCCTAtcttgggttttatttttatagGATAAAGAAATGACATTACATTTTCTGTTCAagctgattttttcttttctagttaATTTCTGTTGTGGCCTCCAACACTATTCCAAATTTATTAGGACAAGATATAACGTTTCCAAACTTTTCGAAAGACCGTGTCATGGCCATCCTCATTTTAAAGCTCATCATTGTGCGGCATCCTAGTAGCCAATGATTGGGTAAGACAAGCCTCAGACCGTCTGAGCAATCTTAGGATCTACCAAACTATGCCTTCACAATACACCAGTGGGAGACGAGACTTTTCAGGAGCTGTCTAATGTGTTGAGCCTTGCCCAAGCAGCCCACAAGTCACGAGACACCCACCAAGCATGTGGGGATCTTTCAACGGGATAACCCATCAGATCTACTGGCCCCTTAAATGTATCCTGGCAAAGATGCTTGTCCAATTACAAGGATTTCCAGGTCACTAAGGTCCAGCACAAAGCCATACTCCCCCAAACCATGCCACACGAACATGCTTgtaccaacaacaacaacaaccacaacaaccacaacaaagcctttatcccaacttaatgaggtcggtCACTAACATGCTTGTACCAGTGGTGCTATTTTAGTGACCGTTTAACGTCCAGGAGCCCTAATACTCCACCCATAACATACTTAAAGTTTGTCTTATCTATGACACAAACCATCCCAATCAAGCTGTCATTACCACACTTGTACCAGTAACCAAGCATTGACGCAAACTTTATCCTAAAGCATATCAAATCCAAGCAATGCTCATAGGACAGGTGCACCCTCACACAATGGCCAAAGATCATATACTTTCCCATGCCATACACCATGCAAATTTACTGAAATTACACCACCTGACAAGATTTTATTCTTACTCTCTAACCATATTGTCATATGTCATGTATAGGAAATATGTTGGCCAGATACCTTGATCTGTCAATAACCCCAACATTGGCCTAGAAGATCTGTTTGGTGATGTCCACCGAAAATCTCCATCCAGAAATGTCTTTCAGAAAAAAACAGGGCAAATGTAGAGAGAGTGGCTACTTTTGCACATAGGGAACAATCTCTCAAAGAGGAACAGAATGAGTGCGTGAAGTTGGTATGTGAGCATGAGCTCTCTGTTTATTCCAGTTTTTCATTTAAAGGAACATAAACTAGTTGAAATGCAAACCTGAGGAAGAGCAGAAAATAAGATCGCCCTTAGCTTCAGAAGAGTGATGTTTCCAGCTTGAACTAGTGCTTCAACCTGAGAAATGGCTTCCTGTAACGTCAGCAGTTGTTCAACTGCATTCTGACTCGGGGGAGGTGTTACTGTGACAGCTTCCAATGGCTTTCCTTTGTTCTGATGCTTCTGCCAGAGCATGAATGCTGCCAGGAATACAGAAGTGCAAGGCAAGACATACTTGAACCAACCCCTATACGACAGTTAAAAATgactcaatttttttctccctgCTGGATGTTTAATAACACCTCATGTAAGTCGTATGAATCCAATCATATGCGAATAGGGAGGCGATAATCATGAGGATGGCTCATAGACAATAATGACAATCTACAATATGTGCTAGTAAATGTAGAAAAAAGAGGGGTTGATCGTGATCCACCCTTAAAGATTCTGACTTATGTGCTCTTACATATTAGAAAGAAATTGATTGGCATAGCAATCTTATCAATTGCATTGTTTTCTGTTCATATGAATATGGCCCAAAAAGATCCAgagaaagcaaaaaaagaaaataaaattcaataaaatataaaaccaataaaaaaaattcataggTGATAATGTTAAATCATGACAAGGGGAACTACCTAAAAGGTAAACACTCTTCATCCCCAACTCCCCAACCCTAAGGAAACCAAATGAGAGGCAAAAGCAGGATAGGATGCAAAGTAATAACTCATCATACTCAAATAATATACCATCGGTTTGCATTTCTTGTTTTCCTCTTGTtcattctttccttttcctATAGGAAGGTAGCTTATGATCTTCTTAATAGTGTGAAAGAAATATTTGTAACTTTCTCCCAGTAAATTCTATTTTACTTTTTCACCCATTATTCTGCAGAAAAACAATGCAAAAAATATAcatcccaattcccaattcatTGATGCTATAAAAGGCACCAACACTTTGAACCACGAAGCTCAGATAAAAGACTAGGAGAAAGCAATCAAGCAGGACTAAgatcataaaaaaatagaacagaaatactTTTACTTAATGACTGGAAGTTAAATTATCAATTTGTTGGAGAATGGAcgaagattttaaaaaaatgagCAGTAGTCTTGTCTTCTGCCCTAGAGAGCCGAGTATGGTCACGACTCACATCAATAAATACTAAAACAGGGCAACTGGGTAGAAATTAAAGATcgaatatttgaattttttttttggtagaagattgAATATATGAATTTAAGTTAGCATATGATGCAGTAGAATAAAATATGGATACTCCTTCCTTACATAGGACGCGAGTACTTCAGATGGAACAAATTGATGCTTTCACATAAACATCAAAGCATAACAATCCAATTATGATGATAAATGAATTTACATTCAAATTTTCTGCAAGAAACACTAGACATGGATTTTCCAGTGAAAAATGACTACCAGCCTCCCAAAAAGATATATACTCGTACCTGACAAATGTGTAACATATCAGCATCAGAAACACTGTTGATTTAAAAGGGTCATCCCAAGAGGCCAAATATTGGAGCAGCTTAACCGATTCAACCAGTGGGAAAAGTAACTCCTACCATCAAATGGGAACAG is a window from the Macadamia integrifolia cultivar HAES 741 chromosome 5, SCU_Mint_v3, whole genome shotgun sequence genome containing:
- the LOC122078830 gene encoding UPF0426 protein At1g28150, chloroplastic-like; its protein translation is MMMALFLVSSSSMAAIRKSNPANASPSPKRARFGGFRVKAFFNPIEEPILEKALKEPAAFMGGMLAGLLRIDLNEDPLKEWITRTVEASGITEEEIYVKGSKLEEEEEEEAPQQIEIE